TGAAAAAACATGGGTTTGCCGTCGACCTTTTTAATGAAGTAATAGGTGAGACATCTGCCGCGTCAATAGATTCGGCCACACAAAGGATTCGAGCCCGCCAGCCTTCAGTGGTGATTGGCCTGGGCGGCGGTTCTGCTTTGGATGTTGCCAAATTGGCAACCGCCGCATCAGCATCAGGGCTTGGCGTCGATTCCTACACTCTGATGCACCATCCCCTGCCACAAAGATCGGTAAAACTCGTCATGCTGCCAACCACTGCCGGCACCGGGTCTGAAGTCACCCGCACAGCGGTATTCACCAATTCACAAAACCACAAAGTCTGGGCGTGGGGTGACGAGCTCGCTGCCGACCTGGTGATACTGGACCCGGAACTAACATTAACCTTGCCGGCTTCGTTCACGGCAGCAACCGGCTTGGATGCCATGGTACACGCCATAGAAGCCTGCACCGTCAAAAGCAGCCATCCGTTTGCACAGGCCAACGGTCTGCAAGCCATACGGCTCATATCTCAAAATCTTGCCAAGGCAATTGACCAACCCCAAGACCAAAGTGCGCGCGGCAATCTCCTGCTGGCAGCCACCCTGGCAGGACTGGCGCTCGATGGAGCCGGCGCAGGTCTGGCGCACGGTATCGGGCATGCACTGGGAACGATTGCCGGTATTCATCACGGTCGAGCCGTCGCCTTGGCGCTGGATGTCATTTTTCCGAAAAATGCAACCGCCGCCGTCAATATCCATGCTGAAATCGCCGCAGCCCTGGGAGTTCAGCGCAACAAAGCATCAGTCAAAGAAACTGCCAAAATAGGTGCACAGGTGTTTAGTGATTATATCCGGCAGGTCGGCATCGATCTTTCTCTTAAATCGGACGGATTGAAACTTAGCGATAGCAGCCGTCTGGTGGATGTCATCTTTTCTGAGGAGAACCTGCCGATGCACGCGAATAATTGTTATGCGGCCAGTAAAGCCGACATTCGTGATTTTGCCCAAGAGTTGCTATCTCGCTGAAAAGAGGAGGTCGTTTGAAAATCACCGCCATCGATATCAGAAATTATATGCGACCACTGGATCCGCCCTTTAAAGCCGCCTGGGATCCGTCACCGCGCAACAAATTCATAGCAACCATCGTCCGGGTAGATACCGACACCGGTATCAGCGGCGTCGGGTCCGGCGATGCCATGCTAGGTTTAGCCGAGCATATTGACCTGTTTATCGGACAAGACCCGTTCGACATCGAGCGAAACTGGCAGGTCCTGGACAACCTTGATTTTCATTACGGCCGCTGCTGGCCGCTGGATGTGGCGCTGTGGGACATCATGGGCAAGGCCAAACAACAGTCCATCGCTCAGCTTCTGGACGCGCCCACCTTTAAAATCCTGGCCTATGCCTCCACCGGTGAGATCTTAACACCGGAAGAGCGAACCGACAGGGCACAAAAACTGCTGGACCAGGGGTTCAAGGCCCTTAAGATCAGGTTCCACCATGACGATCCGCGGAAAGATATCAAAGTGGTGGAATCGGTTCGCAAAGCTGTTGGTGATACTATCGCCATCATGGTGGATGCCAACCAGGGCTGGCGCATGCCCTGGGATACGAGCACCCCGTGGGATTTTGATCGCGCCTGCCAGGTGGCCAAAGCGCTGGAAGATTTAAATATCTACTGGCTGGAAGAGCCCTTGCCGCATCATGATTTTCGGGGTCTGGCCCGGCTGCGTCAGGAAACCAACATGCGTATTGCCGGGGGTGAGATGAACCGGCGCTGGCATGATTTCAAGGAGATGGACACGCTCGGGTCCCTGGATGTGTATCAGCCCGATGTGGTGCTGGCTGGCGGCATTACCGGTGTTAAAAAAATCGCCGCCCGGGTTCAGAACAACGATGCCTGGTTCAGCCCGCACACCTGGGGCAATGGTCTCGGGCTGCTGGCCAATTTACATCTGGCCTGTGCTGTCAGCAAGTGCCCTTTTTTAGAATATCCGTTCGATCCGCCGGTATGGACCATTGAAAGACGCGATTACATGCTGCGCCCGCAAGATCGCCTGATGATCGATAAGGATGGATATCTAAACGTCCCCGATAAACCCGGACTGGGCTGTGATCTGGACGAAGAGGCTTTGGCACGTTATTCGATATAATACGCCGTTTACAAAAGAATTTACAAAATGATAGCCGGGCATGTCATTTTCTGAAAGGCGCTATGAATATCAGGGTGCCTGTGATCCGATATTTGGGATTCAACGCACGTGAGTGGTCAAAATATGTTTTTGGGTGCCACCATCCCAAATATCGGGTCACGCTGTTGTGCGTGGTTAATAACCAGCATATCACCTTTCAGAAAAAAACATGCCCGCCTGGCAACAACTGAGTGAGTCGTAAAGACTAAAATCAGATAGCAAGCAGGAAAGGAGGGGATCAAATGCATCAGGGCAATCGCGATTTTGGCATTAACACCATCAAGACCCGCAAGCAGCATACCTGCTATGGCATGGGACTGGGGATTATCGTGCTCGATGATGCCTACCCGGGCTTTCCAGGGGATGTGCGCAATGCCAGCGCCTTTCCGTATCCGATTCAGTACGATATTGCCAAGGGCGTGGACAATTATACCCTGGTCTGGGAACAGGACAAAAGCCCCTGCCGGGAGCCGATCAAGCAATCGGCCAAACGGCTTGAAAATCTGGGCTGCCGGGCCATTGCGGCCGAATGCGGCTATTTTGCCTATTTTCAAAAAGATGTCGCCGGTTATGTCGATATTCCGGTATTTATGTCCAGCTTGCTGCAGGTGCCGTTTATCCAGCAGGTGATCGGACCGCAAAAAACAGTGGGTATCGTCTGCGCGCAAAAGCGATTTTTGACCGAGACCCATTTGCAAAATGTGGGGATCGATCTGAGCAGCAATTTTATCATCGCCGGCGCTTTAGACGAATACGGCTGCCCGGAGTTTACCAACCTGTGGGATCCTGAGCAACGTCCCGAGCGACCAAAAGCCAATTACGACAAAGCCGAAAAAGATATGATCCGGGTGTGCAAAGAGGTGTGCAAGGCTCATCCGGGTGTCAGCGCGCTCATGTTGGAATGCACCGGTATGCAGCCGTTTGCGCGGGCCATACAGCGCGAGGTCGATCTGCCGGTGTTTAGCTGGGGCACCCTGCTGGACTACGCCTATTCGGTGGTGGCGCATCGGGATTATTATGGCCATGTCTAAAAAGTGGTTTTAAAGCCTCATCTAAGACCCAAATGCTGCGTTATTCCGGCTCGGCTGCCCTCTGCCATGAGCTACTTTCGGCCTGAGCTCAAGTCGAAGGCGGGCCGAATGGAGCTCGCTGCAGGCCCAGATTGCCTTTGAGCCTAATCTGGGACTTTAAAGCCACTTTTCCAGACAGTTCAGGTTTCACAAAAGGGTAACATCACCCGGGTTTAGACGTTTTGTTTTGCAGTTTTCTGGTCAGGAAGCCAACCAGCTGCAGCACGACTCCGACACCAACTGTCAGCATTAGCACCCATATCAACCGCGCCAACCAGACAATATATTCCTCAGCTCTGAGGCTACGCGCGTACTGCGGCATTGGCAGGATAACAGCCACAACGGACGCCAGGATGAATGCTTTGACCGCCAGACCAATTAAACGCCTCAGCTTGTTGTTGGTTTCCGCCATTATCCAATAATCTGTTAAGTGGTCAGGTGCCGGAAATCAGCGGTCCACTTTAATGACGACCAGAGTGACATCATCTTCCTGGGCCTTATCTTCCCTGAAGTGTTCAAGGGTTTCAGTGATGATGTCCACGATCTGACTGGCAGAGGCCGTATGGTTACACCGAATTATTTCCATTAACGCTTCTTTTCCGAACATCTCGCCGGCTTTATTGTGCATTTCCCAGATGCCGTCGGTTCCGATCACCATCACCTGTCCGGGTTCTACGCGACGTTTAAAAGCATCGTATTGATAAGTGAAGTCCAAACCAAACGCCAAACCCTGACCTTTGAGTTCATCAAACTTATCGGTATCGGGGTCATATATTAGAGCCGGATCGTGGCCGGCCCTGACCCAACGTATTTCAGGATCCGAAGCCGCTAACTCGCAATAAAAAAAGGTCATAAAATTGCCGGTATCATACGTATCCAGGCTCAGTTGCTTATTTACATCATTAATAATGCTGGCTGCCGATCCCGGCATGGAGGCGCGCATCATAATCAGAGCCCTGGCGGTGGCCATTAGCAGGGCCGATTCCACCCCATGTCCAGACACATCCCCAACCATCACACCAAGCCGTTCCCCATCGATATTTATGAAATCGTAATAATCTCCGCCTGTTTCGTTGCAGTACACACTGGAACCGGATATATCGAACCCCTGCAGTGCAGGATCATTTTTGGGCAGGAGACTTTGTTGAACCTCCTGAGCGACTTCAAGAGCAGAAATAATGCTAAGATGGTCCTCTAATTTAGGAACGATCTCGTTGAATGCGTGGATCAGCTGAACGCGTTCATCTTTCATAGTCGCTTTGAGTCTTACCGAAAAGTCACCCTTCGCAAGCCGCTTCCAGCCATCGATGATGGTCAGTATATTGCCGGTGCTCATACGGGAGGTGAAAAAAGCGACGATACCTGCTAAGAATAAAGCCAGCAAGACGGCGATACCTGTAAACTTCCTCTGATCCTTAGAATACCCCACAAACATCTGCCCCACTTCCTCTGGCAGGATCATAATTTCCGATTTGGGCACGACAATCACAAAATACCGGTCTGCAAACATCGCAGCATAGGCCCACAGAGAGTCGACACCTTTGTAAGGCATATCGAGGTATCCTGATTTGCTCTTTTTGATACGATCATACAACGCCT
The nucleotide sequence above comes from Desulfobacterales bacterium. Encoded proteins:
- a CDS encoding iron-containing alcohol dehydrogenase; protein product: MALTFDYRVRPLIKFGHGLASNIGEELISISTKKRVTIISDPGVIAAGLADPVTASLKKHGFAVDLFNEVIGETSAASIDSATQRIRARQPSVVIGLGGGSALDVAKLATAASASGLGVDSYTLMHHPLPQRSVKLVMLPTTAGTGSEVTRTAVFTNSQNHKVWAWGDELAADLVILDPELTLTLPASFTAATGLDAMVHAIEACTVKSSHPFAQANGLQAIRLISQNLAKAIDQPQDQSARGNLLLAATLAGLALDGAGAGLAHGIGHALGTIAGIHHGRAVALALDVIFPKNATAAVNIHAEIAAALGVQRNKASVKETAKIGAQVFSDYIRQVGIDLSLKSDGLKLSDSSRLVDVIFSEENLPMHANNCYAASKADIRDFAQELLSR
- a CDS encoding mandelate racemase/muconate lactonizing enzyme family protein; the encoded protein is MKITAIDIRNYMRPLDPPFKAAWDPSPRNKFIATIVRVDTDTGISGVGSGDAMLGLAEHIDLFIGQDPFDIERNWQVLDNLDFHYGRCWPLDVALWDIMGKAKQQSIAQLLDAPTFKILAYASTGEILTPEERTDRAQKLLDQGFKALKIRFHHDDPRKDIKVVESVRKAVGDTIAIMVDANQGWRMPWDTSTPWDFDRACQVAKALEDLNIYWLEEPLPHHDFRGLARLRQETNMRIAGGEMNRRWHDFKEMDTLGSLDVYQPDVVLAGGITGVKKIAARVQNNDAWFSPHTWGNGLGLLANLHLACAVSKCPFLEYPFDPPVWTIERRDYMLRPQDRLMIDKDGYLNVPDKPGLGCDLDEEALARYSI
- a CDS encoding aspartate/glutamate racemase family protein produces the protein MHQGNRDFGINTIKTRKQHTCYGMGLGIIVLDDAYPGFPGDVRNASAFPYPIQYDIAKGVDNYTLVWEQDKSPCREPIKQSAKRLENLGCRAIAAECGYFAYFQKDVAGYVDIPVFMSSLLQVPFIQQVIGPQKTVGIVCAQKRFLTETHLQNVGIDLSSNFIIAGALDEYGCPEFTNLWDPEQRPERPKANYDKAEKDMIRVCKEVCKAHPGVSALMLECTGMQPFARAIQREVDLPVFSWGTLLDYAYSVVAHRDYYGHV
- a CDS encoding SpoIIE family protein phosphatase, with product MKLRWKHFLVLLAASLVPLLAVTWITHHASRQLGKTISAKAQNTLTDTVRQEMVQAARSYAAFSLLGGFAAEQCIQRLVARAELALALPPPPEKRLYYAADFDDSRSAPNDMALSQNHPIQFRGGVVTYKHVSREHPNFLLAPGTNKADVAKDISRFTRLSATLKRLGQDYGDGLIWVYASLESGVHISYPGHGGYPTGYDPRERSWYKSAKNSMTPNWMTMVDATTHQLTLTISMPFRHPDGSFAGVAAMDIKIAQALVESETTSRWSQKMTSFMVGQETNSGSKKGKIWVLSSGEKTAPPITKSGGQIFSQIPKIEALYDRIKKSKSGYLDMPYKGVDSLWAYAAMFADRYFVIVVPKSEIMILPEEVGQMFVGYSKDQRKFTGIAVLLALFLAGIVAFFTSRMSTGNILTIIDGWKRLAKGDFSVRLKATMKDERVQLIHAFNEIVPKLEDHLSIISALEVAQEVQQSLLPKNDPALQGFDISGSSVYCNETGGDYYDFINIDGERLGVMVGDVSGHGVESALLMATARALIMMRASMPGSAASIINDVNKQLSLDTYDTGNFMTFFYCELAASDPEIRWVRAGHDPALIYDPDTDKFDELKGQGLAFGLDFTYQYDAFKRRVEPGQVMVIGTDGIWEMHNKAGEMFGKEALMEIIRCNHTASASQIVDIITETLEHFREDKAQEDDVTLVVIKVDR